TCGTTCCCTTCCCCCGGCTGCGCGCGGTGCTGGAATCCGTCGCCACCTGGGCGGCGCTTCTGGCGGGCGCACTGCTGCTCGCCGCCGTCGCCGTCACGGCCGGCTCGGTGCTGCGGGGGGCGTTGATCAACAAGCCGATCCTGGGCGATTCCGAGATCGTCGAGATGCTGCTCGGCGTCGCCGTCGCCTTCTGCCTGCCGCTGGCCGAGATGCGCGGCGCGCATGTGATGGTGGATTTCTTCACGCAGAAGCTGCCCGCGCGCGGCCTTGCCGGCCTCGATGCGCTGATGCGCAGCGTGGCGGCGGCCGTGGTCTT
This region of Sediminicoccus rosea genomic DNA includes:
- a CDS encoding TRAP transporter small permease, which gives rise to MSTPEVTEHGVLAAPAFVPFPRLRAVLESVATWAALLAGALLLAAVAVTAGSVLRGALINKPILGDSEIVEMLLGVAVAFCLPLAEMRGAHVMVDFFTQKLPARGLAGLDALMRSVAAAVVFVLAWRLAIGGYNNWDRERETMFLEIPFWWGYAGAAIGMALWMVCAAFVALESAARVRRSA